In the genome of Actinomadura graeca, one region contains:
- a CDS encoding O-methyltransferase, with amino-acid sequence MEEFLPEDEPLVAARRRGEEIGASPIGPAGGAALRFLTTLIGARHVVEIGSGCGVSGVWLLRGMVKDAVLTSVDVEPEHQRLAKLAYREAGLGSSRTRMIVGRALEVLPRLTDGAYDMVFCDAVKQEYPEYLTAALRLLRPGGVVAFDNALWGDRVADPDRRDPETEAIRETHRMIREDERLVPLLVPVGDGLLCAVKRD; translated from the coding sequence GTGGAGGAATTCCTCCCCGAAGACGAACCGCTCGTGGCCGCCCGGCGCCGCGGCGAGGAGATCGGCGCGTCGCCGATCGGCCCCGCGGGCGGGGCCGCGCTGCGCTTCCTCACGACGTTGATCGGCGCCCGGCACGTGGTGGAGATCGGCTCGGGCTGCGGCGTGTCCGGGGTCTGGCTGCTGCGCGGCATGGTCAAGGACGCCGTGCTCACCAGTGTGGACGTCGAGCCCGAGCACCAGCGGCTGGCGAAGCTGGCCTACCGGGAGGCGGGGCTGGGGTCGTCCCGCACCCGCATGATCGTCGGACGGGCGCTGGAGGTGCTGCCGAGGCTCACCGACGGCGCCTACGACATGGTGTTCTGCGACGCGGTGAAGCAGGAGTACCCCGAGTACCTGACGGCGGCGCTGCGGCTGCTGCGGCCGGGCGGCGTGGTCGCGTTCGACAACGCGCTGTGGGGCGACCGGGTCGCCGATCCCGACCGGCGCGACCCGGAGACCGAGGCGATCCGCGAGACGCACCGGATGATCCGCGAGGACGAGCGGCTGGTGCCGCTGCTGGTCCCGGTGGGCGACGGCCTGCTGTGCGCGGTGAAGCGGGACTGA
- the sigE gene encoding RNA polymerase sigma factor SigE, translated as MGVAALSFRGAVGVGPRQGLGNAARTRENAPEAEWAPPSWDEVVREHSARVYRLAYRLTGNQHDAEDLTQEVFVRVFRSLSNYTPGTFEGWLHRITTNLFLDMARRRQRIRFEGLADDAAERLQGREPTPAQAFDDNNFDADVQAALDALAPEYRAAVVLCDIEGLSYEEISATLGVKLGTVRSRIHRGRAQLRAALEHRAPTRRRPGTRNEYQNGLPGEAAAAAGTHGPGTGSGYQAGQALAEGV; from the coding sequence ATGGGAGTCGCAGCACTGAGTTTTAGAGGCGCTGTGGGGGTCGGCCCCAGGCAGGGGCTGGGGAACGCAGCGCGCACGCGCGAGAACGCACCCGAGGCCGAATGGGCGCCGCCGTCCTGGGACGAGGTCGTCCGCGAGCATTCGGCGCGTGTCTACCGCCTCGCCTACCGGCTCACCGGCAACCAGCACGACGCCGAGGACCTCACGCAGGAGGTCTTCGTCCGCGTGTTCCGTTCGCTGTCGAACTACACGCCCGGAACGTTCGAGGGCTGGCTGCACCGGATCACCACGAACCTGTTCCTCGACATGGCGCGCCGCCGCCAGCGGATCCGCTTCGAGGGGCTCGCCGACGACGCCGCCGAGCGCCTCCAGGGCCGCGAGCCCACCCCGGCGCAGGCGTTCGACGACAACAACTTCGACGCGGACGTGCAGGCGGCACTCGATGCATTGGCCCCCGAATACCGGGCGGCCGTGGTGCTGTGCGACATCGAGGGCCTGTCCTACGAGGAGATCTCCGCGACGCTCGGTGTCAAGCTCGGCACCGTGCGCAGCCGGATCCACCGTGGCCGCGCCCAGCTGCGCGCGGCACTGGAGCACCGCGCCCCGACGAGAAGGCGCCCCGGTACGAGGAACGAGTACCAGAACGGCCTGCCCGGCGAGGCCGCCGCGGCGGCCGGGACGCACGGCCCGGGTACGGGGAGCGGATACCAGGCGGGTCAGGCGCTCGCGGAGGGCGTGTAA
- a CDS encoding anti-sigma factor family protein codes for MSCLGESLTALVDGELGHEERDRALAHLAGCAECRAEADALRRLKGRLRELSGPSGPSGPSAPAVTTGSGGAVADDLPTDDFVARLRSLAGSAGAPPTTPPGPSGPPGPPESSQSAPARPPRSSPRAARPSGAGRPRDNRPAGRTAAAVLRDHSRRRYLVVGAATLFIGFGTASYAAGGRDEPAAVTPAFDRFAVEHALTSGDAPMTDPLTDPVNQVQTSPGP; via the coding sequence GTGAGCTGCCTGGGGGAGAGCCTGACCGCCCTGGTCGACGGTGAGCTCGGCCACGAGGAGCGCGACCGCGCACTCGCCCACCTCGCGGGCTGCGCCGAGTGCCGGGCCGAGGCGGACGCGCTGCGGCGGCTCAAGGGCCGGCTGCGGGAGCTGTCCGGACCCTCCGGACCCTCCGGACCCTCCGCACCCGCCGTGACCACCGGATCCGGTGGCGCCGTCGCCGACGACCTTCCCACCGACGACTTCGTGGCGCGGCTGCGCTCGCTGGCCGGGTCCGCCGGGGCGCCCCCAACCACGCCGCCCGGTCCGTCCGGGCCACCCGGTCCGCCGGAGTCCTCCCAGAGCGCCCCCGCCCGTCCGCCGCGATCATCACCGCGGGCGGCCAGGCCGTCCGGGGCGGGCCGCCCGCGCGACAACCGCCCGGCGGGCCGCACCGCCGCCGCCGTGCTCCGCGACCACTCGCGCCGCCGTTACCTGGTGGTGGGCGCCGCGACCCTGTTCATCGGGTTCGGCACCGCCTCCTACGCGGCCGGCGGGCGCGACGAGCCCGCCGCCGTCACCCCCGCCTTCGACCGGTTCGCCGTCGAGCACGCGCTGACCTCCGGCGACGCGCCGATGACCGACCCGCTCACCGACCCGGTCAACCAGGTCCAGACGTCCCCGGGACCGTGA
- a CDS encoding MucB/RseB C-terminal domain-containing protein produces MIAGTVTGRARRCALMAGGFVGALALAGALTGDAGPARGVRSDPGAVGLLRAAADAARRVPYEGRRFLTTWNRTRSATSEAGVAHRPGEGARYVSPSGTEGYRPESAAGETTGFTAATLTLLTRNYSVVRAADAAVCGRRARVVEARRADGSTAGRFWLDSETGLMLRRELVDATGRRVVASGFTEIALGTPSGVRTQLHSAPSAPPARGADRTDPDMTSAPAATLAPWEERLDRAQLAALRADGWPVPKSLPGRLTLYEARRDNGTVHLSYSDGLAAVSVFVQRGSLDETRFIGWQKSARRGRTVYRRESLRRWAVSAGGGYVSTVLTDVPQSTAEAVALNLPRGGTPFWKRVARGSRRLGSAANPFG; encoded by the coding sequence GTGATCGCGGGCACCGTCACCGGCCGGGCGCGCCGCTGCGCCCTGATGGCCGGCGGGTTCGTGGGGGCGCTCGCGCTCGCCGGGGCCCTGACCGGCGACGCCGGTCCCGCCCGGGGGGTCCGCAGCGACCCGGGCGCCGTGGGGCTGCTGCGCGCCGCCGCCGACGCCGCCCGCCGCGTCCCCTACGAGGGCCGGCGCTTCCTCACCACGTGGAACCGCACCCGCTCGGCCACGTCCGAGGCCGGGGTGGCGCACCGGCCGGGCGAGGGCGCCCGCTACGTGTCCCCGTCGGGCACGGAGGGCTACCGTCCCGAGTCCGCCGCGGGCGAGACCACAGGCTTCACCGCCGCGACGCTGACCCTGCTGACCCGCAACTACTCGGTCGTACGGGCGGCGGACGCGGCGGTCTGCGGGCGCCGCGCCCGCGTCGTCGAGGCGCGCCGCGCGGACGGCAGCACCGCCGGGCGGTTCTGGCTCGACTCCGAGACCGGGCTGATGCTGCGGCGCGAGCTGGTGGACGCCACCGGCCGCCGCGTCGTCGCCTCCGGCTTCACCGAGATCGCCCTGGGAACGCCGTCCGGGGTGCGGACGCAGCTGCACTCCGCGCCGTCCGCCCCGCCCGCCAGGGGGGCCGACCGCACCGACCCCGACATGACGAGCGCCCCCGCCGCGACCCTGGCGCCCTGGGAGGAGCGGCTCGACCGCGCGCAGCTCGCCGCCCTCCGCGCGGACGGCTGGCCCGTCCCGAAGAGCCTGCCGGGCAGGCTCACCCTCTACGAGGCCCGCCGTGACAACGGCACCGTCCACCTCAGCTACTCCGACGGCCTGGCGGCCGTGTCCGTCTTCGTCCAGCGCGGGAGCCTGGACGAGACCCGGTTCATCGGCTGGCAGAAGAGCGCCCGCAGGGGACGGACGGTCTATCGTCGTGAGTCCCTGCGGCGGTGGGCCGTGTCCGCGGGAGGCGGGTATGTGTCCACGGTCCTCACGGACGTCCCGCAGAGCACCGCCGAGGCGGTCGCCCTGAACCTGCCCCGCGGCGGCACGCCGTTCTGGAAGCGCGTCGCCAGGGGCTCCCGCCGGCTGGGCTCGGCGGCCAACCCGTTCGGCTGA
- a CDS encoding anti-sigma factor encodes MSHASPTVHALSGAYALDGLSEDERRRFEDHLGRCGDCALEVRGLQETAARLGAAAAVSAPPRMRSRVLVEVARTRQVAPHQAMPRPEPRPHRRTGRVLPRLLTVAAAACLAVAVALGVLAQRADERADRLQARQELVASVLTAPDARAVTGHVRRGGQGTVVVSRRLDKAVVVLAGLPSVSAARTYELWLLGDGAPRPAGLTEGASGPVLLDGIGAATQVGLTIEPAAGSAAPTTPPIFAAALPA; translated from the coding sequence ATGAGCCACGCCTCGCCGACCGTCCACGCCCTGTCCGGCGCCTACGCGCTCGACGGGCTGTCGGAGGATGAACGGCGCCGGTTCGAGGACCACCTCGGCCGGTGCGGAGACTGCGCGCTGGAAGTGCGCGGCCTCCAGGAGACCGCGGCGCGCCTGGGAGCGGCCGCCGCGGTCTCCGCGCCGCCCCGGATGCGCTCCCGCGTCCTCGTCGAGGTCGCGCGGACCCGCCAGGTGGCCCCCCACCAGGCGATGCCCCGCCCGGAACCACGGCCCCACCGGCGGACGGGGCGCGTCCTCCCGCGGCTGCTCACCGTGGCCGCCGCGGCCTGCCTCGCCGTCGCCGTCGCGCTCGGCGTCCTCGCCCAACGCGCCGACGAGCGCGCCGACCGCCTCCAGGCCCGGCAGGAACTGGTCGCGTCCGTCCTGACGGCCCCGGACGCGCGGGCCGTCACCGGGCACGTCAGGCGGGGCGGGCAGGGCACCGTCGTGGTGTCGCGGCGGCTGGACAAGGCCGTGGTGGTGCTCGCCGGGCTCCCGTCCGTCTCCGCCGCCCGGACCTACGAGCTGTGGCTGCTCGGGGACGGCGCGCCCCGCCCGGCCGGGCTGACGGAGGGCGCGTCGGGACCGGTGCTCCTGGACGGCATCGGGGCCGCGACCCAGGTCGGGCTCACGATCGAGCCGGCCGCCGGGTCGGCCGCGCCCACCACGCCCCCGATCTTCGCCGCGGCCCTGCCCGCCTGA